A DNA window from Vigna angularis cultivar LongXiaoDou No.4 chromosome 1, ASM1680809v1, whole genome shotgun sequence contains the following coding sequences:
- the LOC108321425 gene encoding RING-H2 finger protein ATL47 encodes MSWIHSQICHSSDAINNPTSISPSSCSSTAPLSYSSEYKKQLPPPLSSSSGTRISPAIVFIFVILAIVFFISGLLHLLVRFLIRHMSSSSISQSNRYPDMSESDPYQRQLQQLFHLHDSGLDQAFIDALPVFLYKDIIGLKEPFDCAVCLCQFSEQDMLRLLPLCNHAFHIDCIDTWLLSNSTCPLCRGSLYEPGFAFENPVYEFEGLREEDGVSGSVAAEAGSFNKHAENHIMSGKRVFSVRLGKFRSSNNGEGVERGGGGESSTSNLDVRRCYSMGSFQYVVADSDLQVALCPNRGDGGGVSGGSVRQFKGRLDHCGNSSTEGDVEGKKINIARKGESFSVSKIWQWSRKDKVSSSPQNHLGGSYVSAALPWMNRAQGT; translated from the coding sequence ATGAGTTGGATTCATTCTCAAATCTGCCATAGTAGTGATGCTATCAACAACCCCACTAGTATTTCCccatcttcttgttcttctaCTGCACCATTGTCTTACAGTTCTGAGTACAAGAAACAACTACCCCCTCCTCTATCTTCTTCATCTGGCACTAGAATAAGCCCTGCAATTGTTTTCATCTTTGTCATTCTAGCTATTGTGTTTTTCATCTCTGGTCTCCTTCACTTGCTTGTTAGATTCCTTATAAGGCACATGTCCTCTTCGTCAATTTCCCAGTCCAATAGGTACCCTGACATGTCGGAATCTGATCCTTACCAGAGGCAGTTACAGCAGCTCTTCCATCTCCATGATTCAGGCCTAGATCAGGCCTTCATAGATGCTCTCCCAGTTTTCCTGTACAAAGACATAATAGGTTTGAAGGAGCCTTTTGATTGTGCAGTGTGCCTTTGCCAGTTCTCAGAACAGGACATGCTGAGGTTGTTGCCCCTTTGCAACCATGCTTTTCACATTGATTGCATAGACACATGGCTGCTCTCAAATTCAACCTGCCCTCTCTGCCGAGGGAGTCTTTATGAGCCAGGCTTTGCCTTTGAAAACCCAGTTTATGAGTTTGAGGGTCTGAGGGAGGAAGATGGGGTTTCAGGCAGTGTTGCTGCAGAGGCTGGTTCCTTCAACAAACATGCAGAAAATCACATAATGAGTGGGAAAAGGGTGTTTTCTGTGAGGCTTGGGAAGTTTAGAAGCTCAAATAATGGAGAGGGGGTagaaagaggaggaggaggggaGAGCAGTACAAGTAACTTGGATGTTAGAAGATGCTATTCAATGGGGTCCTTCCAATATGTTGTTGCTGATTCAGATTTGCAAGTGGCTTTGTGCCCCAATAGAGGTGATGGTGGAGGTGTCAGTGGTGGCAGTGTGAGACAATTCAAAGGTAGATTGGACCATTGTGGGAATTCTTCCACTGAAGGGGATGTTGAGggcaaaaaaatcaacattgcAAGGAAAGGTGAAAGCTTTTCTGTTTCCAAGATCTGGCAATGGTCTAGGAAGGACAAGGTATCAAGTTCACCACAAAACCATTTGGGTGGTTCTTATGTCAGTGCAGCTTTGCCATGGATGAATAGAGCTCAAGGTACATGA